One Salarias fasciatus chromosome 9, fSalaFa1.1, whole genome shotgun sequence DNA segment encodes these proteins:
- the kcnh2b gene encoding potassium voltage-gated channel subfamily H member 2: MVLLSLLKLLNVFLRQSALAKPAAARCCCRRPATLMPRPPGPPLPCRRGWEVKGHPPCPPSKEREVLSLGADVLPEYKLQAPRIHKWTVLHYSPFKAVWDWLILLLVIYTAILTPYSAAFLLSDQEEAAMQSCGYSCSPLNVVDLIVDIMFIIDILINFRTTYVNSNDEVVSHPVRIAVHYFKGWFLIDMVAAIPFDLLIYRNGEETTTLIGLLKTARLLRLVRVARKLDRYSEYGAAVLFLLMCTFALIAHWLACIWYAIGNVERNGSIGWLHTLGDQLGKHYNDSVQGSGPSIKDKYVTALYFTFSSLTSVGFGNVSPNTNSEKIFSICVMLIGSLMYASIFGNVSAIIQRLYSGTARYHTQMLRVREFIRFHQIPNPLRQRLEEYFQHAWSYTNGIDMNAVLKGFPECLQADICLHLNRTLLQNCKAFKGSTKGCLRALAMKFKTTHAPPGDTLVHAGDVLTAVYFISRGSIEILRGDVVVAILGKNDIFGEPINLYARPGKSNADVRALTYCDLHKILREDVLEVLDMYPEFADHFWSNLEITFNLRDTNMIPGSPSSDDSTGGGFNKLRRRKLSFRRRTEKDDADAGEIKKSQKSVRRRQREKQDGGSRKRWGARRSSVSSHSSGDEGDGPAVTGLAPPPVPHDGPPAQASAGSLSENTEGESDPKTGNTCNALSGAFSGVSNIFSFWGERGAGQYREVPRCSPASPPALGTPLHGLSRQQRGQLDARLDLLQKQLNRLESRMSTDIGVIMQLLQRQMALVPPAYSAVSPPPQVSPYPGPGPGPGPGPGPGDKAAPPGPPLDSDSLVSLSQILASQDLDSQDPPLGAPRQVELGPSGVDCLGQHLDLDLDLDLGLGSGTGVLPGAAAGSGPGLELGGGAGVLSLGLGFGSGLSLGGGAGPTAAAAAPGESNPDSDAQRRLSLQEAQTPLDSRTPQRHRSDPGGS; the protein is encoded by the exons ATGGTCCTGCTGTCGCTGCTCAAGCTCCTTAACGTCTTCCTGCGCCAGTCCGCCCTCGCCAAGCCTGCCGccgcccgctgctgctgccgccgcccgGCCACCCTCATGCCACGCCCGCCCGGCCCGCCACTGCCCTGCCGCCGCGGCTGGGAGGTGAAAGGTCACCCGCCATGTCCGCCCAGCAAGGAGAGAGAG gtgCTGTCGCTGGGCGCCGACGTGCTGCCGGAGTACAAGCTGCAGGCGCCGCGCATCCACAAGTGGACGGTTCTGCACTACAGCCCCTTCAAGGCGGTGTGGGACTggctcatcctgctgctggtcatctACACCGCCATCCTCACGCCCTACTCCGCCGCATTCCTGCTCAGCGACCAG gAGGAGGCGGCCATGCAGAGCTGCGGATACTCCTGCTCCCCGCTCAACGTGGTCGACCTCATCGTGGACATCATGTTCATCATCGACATCCTCATCAACTtcag GACGACCTACGTCAACTCCAACGACGAGGTGGTGAGCCACCCCGTGCGCATCGCCGTGCACTACTTCAAGGGCTGGTTCCTCATCGACATGGTGGCCGCCATCCCCTTCGACCTGCTGATCTACCGCAACGGAGAGGAG accacCACGCTGATCGGCCTGCTGAAGACGGCCCGCCTGCTGCGTCTGGTCCGGGTGGCCCGGAAGCTGGACCGCTACTCGGAGTACGGCGCCGCCGTGCTCTTCCTGCTCATGTGCACCTTCGCCCTGATCGCCCACTGGCTGGCCTGCATCTG GTACGCCATCGGGAACGTGGAGCGGAACGGCTCCATCGGCTGGCTTCACACTCTGGGGGACCAGCTGGGGAAACACTACAACGACTCTGTCCAAG GCTCAGGACCCTCCATCAAGGATAAGTACGTGACGGCGCTGTACTTCACCTTCAGCAGCCTGACCAGCGTGGGCTTCGGCAACGTTTCCCCCAACACCAACTCGGAGAAGATCTTCTCCATCTGCGTCATGCTCATAGGCT CCCTGATGTACGCCAGCATCTTCGGCAACGTGTCGGCCATCATCCAGCGGCTGTACTCCGGCACGGCGCGCTACCACACCCAGATGCTGCGGGTCCGAGAGTTCATCCGCTTCCACCAGATCCCCAACCCGCTGcgccagaggctggaggagtaCTTCCAGCACGCCTGGTCCTACACCAACGGCATCGACATGAACGcc gtcctGAAGGGCTTCCCCGAGTGTCTGCAGGCGGACATCTGCCTCCACCTGAACCGCACGCTGCTGCAGAACTGCAAGGCCTTCAAAGGCTCCACCAAGGGCTGCCTGCGGGCGCTGGCCATGAAGTTCAAGACCACCCACGCCCCGCCCGGCGACACGCTGGTGCACGCCGGCGACGTGCTCACCGCCGTCTACTTCATCTCTCGCGGCTCCATCGAGATCCTGCGGGGCGACGTGGTGGTCGCCATCCTGG GGAAGAACGACATCTTCGGAGAACCCATCAACCTGTACGCCCGGCCGGGGAAGTCCAACGCCGACGTGCGCGCGCTCACCTACTGCGACCTGCACAAGATCCTGAGGGAGGACGTTCTGGAGGTTCTCGACATGTACCCCGAGTTCGCAGACCACTTCTGGAGCAACCTGGAGATCACCTTCAACCTGAGAGAC ACCAACATGATCCCCGGTTCTCCGAGCAGCGACGACTCCACCGGCGGAGGATTCAACAAGCTCCGCAGGCGCAAGTTATCCTTCAGGAGGCGCACTGAGAAAG acGACGCCGACGCCGGAGAAATCAAGAAGTCCCAGAAGTCcgtgcggcggcggcagcgtgaGAAGCAGGACGGGGGGTCCAGGAAGCGCTGGGGGGCCCGGCGCAGCTCGGTGTCTTCGCACTCCAGCGGAGACGAG GGGGACGGCCCCGCGGTGACCGGCCTGGCCCCCCCGCCGGTCCCGCACGATGGCCCACCGGCCCAGGCCTCGGCCGGGAGCCTCAGCGAGAACACCGAGGGCGAGTCAGACCCCAAGACTGGCAACACCTGCAACGCCCTGTCAG GCGCCTTCTCCGGAGTCTCCAACATCTTCAGCTTCTGGGGCgagaggggggcggggcagtACCGGGAGGTGCCCCGCTGCAGCCCGGCGTCGCCGCCGGCCCTCGGCACGCCGCTGCACGGCCTGAGCCGCCAGCAGCGCGGACAGCTGGACGCCCgcctggacctgctgcagaagcagctcAACAG GCTGGAGAGCCGCATGTCCACCGACATCGGGGTGatcatgcagctgctgcagcggcaGATGGCGCTGGTTCCTCCGGCCTACAGCGCCGTGTCCCCGCCGCCTCAG gtCTCACCGTACCCCGGCccaggtccgggtccaggtccaggtccgggtccagggGACAAAGCGGCTCCACCcggtcctcctctggactcagaCAGTCTGGTGTCTCTGTCACAG ATCTTGGCCTCACAGGACCTGGACTCCCAGGACCCCCCTCTGGGGGCCCCCAGGCAGGTTGAGCTGGGCCCCTCTGGAGTGGACTGCCTGGGCCagcacctggacctggacctggacctggatctggggCTGGGGTCCGGGACCGGGGTCCTCCCCGGGGCGGCTGCGGGTTCAGGTCCAGGTTTAGAgttggggggcggggccggggtgCTGAGTTTAGGTTTAGGCTTTGGTTCGGGGTTGAGCttagggggcggggccgggccgaccgctgccgccgccgcaccAGGGGAATCGAACCCGGACTCTGACGCCCAGAGGCGGCTGTCGCTCCAAGAAGCACAGACGCCTCTGGACTCACGGACACCGCAGAGACACCGGTCCGACCCGGGAGGCAGCTAA